One Argonema galeatum A003/A1 DNA segment encodes these proteins:
- a CDS encoding Rpn family recombination-promoting nuclease/putative transposase yields the protein MQFDNLCKYLAEKYPDRFASWLLGQPTTSVEVLKTELSLEPIRADSVTLLRTQSEILNAEFQVQVPTGKPMPLWMLNYWVRLYWQYNFPVTQVLIWLQPNNNPAVFEHEFRQGLTSHGYQVIRMWEQSPEPLLQYPGLLPMAVLAATCDATGLLNRVASEVAKIESTVQRQEILASTEILAGLRFNRNLIRNLFREGIMRESVIYQDILEEGRIEGKQEEALKMVMRPLTHRFGVLDGELQSRLGGLSVEELEDLNEALFDFSDISDLVNWLEERGGI from the coding sequence ATGCAATTTGACAACTTATGTAAGTATCTCGCAGAGAAATATCCCGATCGATTTGCCAGTTGGTTATTAGGACAACCAACAACCAGCGTAGAAGTGTTAAAAACCGAGTTAAGTCTCGAACCAATTCGCGCTGATTCAGTCACACTTCTACGAACTCAATCAGAAATTCTAAATGCAGAATTTCAAGTGCAAGTACCAACTGGTAAACCGATGCCACTGTGGATGTTAAATTATTGGGTGCGGCTTTATTGGCAATATAATTTCCCAGTAACGCAAGTGCTAATTTGGCTGCAACCAAATAATAATCCGGCAGTATTTGAGCATGAGTTTCGTCAGGGATTAACCAGTCATGGATATCAAGTAATTCGGATGTGGGAACAATCCCCAGAACCATTATTACAATATCCAGGGTTGCTACCAATGGCTGTTTTGGCAGCTACTTGTGATGCGACTGGGTTACTGAATCGAGTAGCATCAGAAGTGGCTAAGATAGAGTCAACTGTTCAACGCCAAGAAATTTTGGCTTCCACTGAAATTTTGGCGGGTTTACGGTTTAATAGGAATTTGATTCGCAATCTTTTCCGGGAGGGAATTATGCGGGAATCTGTGATTTACCAAGATATTTTGGAAGAAGGAAGAATTGAGGGAAAACAAGAAGAAGCGCTAAAGATGGTGATGCGTCCGCTGACGCACCGCTTTGGTGTGCTAGATGGGGAATTGCAATCTCGTCTGGGAGGATTATCTGTTGAAGAGTTGGAGGATTTGAATGAGGCGTTGTTTGATTTTTCTGATATTTCTGATTTGGTGAATTGGTTGGAGGAAAGGGGGGGAATTTAA
- a CDS encoding biotin--[acetyl-CoA-carboxylase] ligase: MGFDRQQFAAALESVRYRRKALERSPISQSDTQDLDFSLHIFETLPSTNQKLWELLDAGAGPLTVAIAIQQEAGRGQWGRQWHSPPGGLYLSLALSPNLPAQQGAQLTICGAWGIATILREYDLPVLLKWPNDLVLSGRKLGGILSETRVQQGRITKAVIGVGINLANPVPETGINIQSFLTDLTSPVLSLEMLAAITLVGLMSGYHFWQREGIDTLLPAYANLLTSIGRSVQVDGRLGVIIGVALNGDLRVRLLPKGVRPCSEIYLKPGTISLGYE, from the coding sequence GTGGGATTCGATCGCCAACAGTTTGCAGCAGCACTTGAGTCAGTGCGATATCGCAGGAAAGCATTAGAGCGATCGCCTATTAGCCAGTCAGACACTCAAGACCTAGACTTTTCGCTTCATATTTTTGAAACCCTCCCCTCAACCAACCAGAAACTGTGGGAATTGCTCGACGCTGGCGCTGGCCCTCTCACAGTTGCGATCGCCATTCAGCAAGAAGCTGGGCGCGGACAGTGGGGACGACAGTGGCATTCTCCTCCTGGTGGTTTATACTTATCTCTGGCGCTATCTCCCAACTTACCAGCTCAGCAGGGTGCCCAACTGACAATTTGCGGAGCTTGGGGAATTGCTACCATTTTGCGCGAGTACGACCTACCAGTATTGCTCAAGTGGCCCAACGATCTAGTACTTTCAGGGCGCAAATTGGGCGGCATTCTTAGCGAAACCAGGGTGCAGCAGGGGCGCATTACCAAAGCAGTTATTGGTGTCGGCATTAACTTGGCTAATCCAGTTCCAGAAACCGGCATTAATATCCAATCTTTCCTGACAGATCTTACCAGCCCAGTACTTTCATTAGAAATGTTAGCTGCTATTACTCTAGTCGGATTAATGTCTGGATATCATTTTTGGCAACGAGAAGGCATAGATACCCTTTTGCCCGCCTACGCAAATCTACTGACAAGCATCGGGCGATCGGTCCAGGTCGATGGACGCCTTGGAGTCATCATCGGTGTTGCGCTTAACGGCGATTTGCGAGTTCGCCTCTTACCAAAAGGGGTGAGGCCCTGTTCAGAAATTTACCTCAAGCCCGGTACAATCAGTCTGGGTTATGAATGA
- the pgeF gene encoding peptidoglycan editing factor PgeF, with the protein MHVWHWRTWEGLPYLTCSLLEPWQHGFFTQQFSPRNPAELVAVLQPDAQVYRVKQVHGNKVLSASEICAQMEIPELDGLPSADGILTVQGQQAVWVCSADCTPVLIADEVTGQVAAVHAGWRGTAGKIVPQAIARLIAQGSLLPDLRIAMGPAIAGEVYQVSVDVAAEVGASIIPQQEGILSSLQELSNSPILPDPEEGKVRLDVRRVNELQLEQMGISGEQIAIAPYCTYQQPEYFFSYRRDKLKKVQWSGIVSK; encoded by the coding sequence ATGCACGTTTGGCACTGGCGCACCTGGGAAGGATTGCCTTATCTGACTTGTAGTCTTTTGGAACCTTGGCAGCACGGCTTTTTTACGCAACAGTTCTCGCCCCGCAACCCGGCTGAATTGGTGGCGGTGCTGCAACCTGACGCCCAAGTTTATCGAGTAAAACAGGTACACGGTAATAAGGTTCTCTCTGCTTCGGAAATTTGCGCTCAAATGGAAATCCCAGAGTTGGATGGCCTACCATCGGCGGATGGTATTCTGACGGTGCAGGGACAGCAGGCGGTGTGGGTTTGTAGTGCTGATTGCACCCCTGTACTGATTGCTGATGAGGTGACTGGACAGGTGGCGGCGGTTCATGCGGGTTGGCGGGGTACTGCTGGGAAAATTGTGCCGCAAGCGATCGCACGTCTTATCGCCCAAGGTAGCCTCCTCCCAGACCTTCGGATTGCGATGGGGCCTGCGATCGCAGGCGAGGTCTATCAAGTTTCTGTGGATGTGGCGGCTGAAGTAGGAGCCAGTATTATACCACAACAAGAAGGAATTTTGTCAAGTTTGCAGGAATTATCCAATTCACCGATATTGCCAGATCCAGAAGAGGGAAAAGTGCGGTTGGATGTGCGACGGGTAAATGAGTTGCAATTGGAACAGATGGGGATAAGTGGGGAACAGATTGCGATCGCACCTTATTGTACTTATCAGCAACCGGAGTATTTCTTTTCCTATCGCAGAGATAAGCTAAAAAAAGTGCAGTGGTCGGGAATTGTGAGTAAATAG
- a CDS encoding prepilin-type N-terminal cleavage/methylation domain-containing protein — MIKANQGFTLTETLVVIIIIGILAAIAIPTYLKIIQKFTALCRKETCINRDAINQRCNKDVRTIDLNLLPDGTKIELRYSSRCDAGWARSTAPVNSVIYVEDFQANKYGQSRIRPDGLIEHYGNMGPGSNLKACVQFATGEVMCSTD; from the coding sequence GTGATAAAAGCGAATCAAGGATTTACTTTAACCGAAACTTTAGTGGTAATTATTATTATTGGCATTCTTGCTGCTATTGCCATACCTACTTATTTAAAAATTATCCAAAAATTTACCGCTTTATGCCGTAAAGAAACCTGCATAAATCGCGATGCTATAAATCAAAGATGCAACAAAGATGTAAGAACAATAGATTTAAATTTATTACCAGATGGCACAAAGATTGAACTAAGGTACTCAAGTCGATGTGATGCTGGATGGGCTAGGTCTACAGCACCAGTTAATTCAGTTATTTATGTTGAAGATTTTCAAGCTAATAAATACGGTCAATCTAGAATTCGGCCAGATGGATTGATCGAACATTACGGCAACATGGGGCCAGGTAGTAACCTTAAGGCTTGCGTTCAATTCGCAACTGGCGAAGTAATGTGTTCAACTGATTGA
- a CDS encoding aldo/keto reductase — protein sequence MQYRKFGKTNLRLSVFSLGTMRYLDSEENARQTLQQAVALGINHLETARGYGKSEEYLGAALKYGLGVPRSQLYITTKIPPTADPKTVRQWIDESLDRLKLDYLDCLAIHGLNTESHLDWVQNGSIKAVQQAIADGKVRHFGFSTHGSLELILAAINTNLFEFINLHYYYFFQRNAAAVELAHQKDMGVFIISPADKGGRLYTPPPTLKDLCHPLSPLELNYRFLLSDRRIATLSLGAANPEELIEPLRVADSDFPLTTLELEVLERLQTHQTNILGTDKCSQCYACLPCPENINIPEVLRLRNMAVAYDMTEYAKYRYGMFENAGHWFWGTKGNRCTSCGDCLPRCPEKLDIPALLQDAHERLNRETGRRLWE from the coding sequence ATGCAATACCGAAAGTTTGGCAAAACGAATTTGCGCCTCTCAGTGTTTTCCCTGGGGACTATGCGCTACTTGGATTCCGAAGAAAATGCGCGGCAGACTCTACAGCAGGCTGTGGCGCTGGGTATCAATCACTTGGAAACCGCTAGGGGATACGGCAAAAGTGAGGAGTATCTGGGCGCAGCATTAAAATATGGCTTAGGGGTGCCGCGATCGCAACTCTATATCACCACAAAGATCCCACCCACAGCTGACCCCAAAACCGTGCGTCAGTGGATCGATGAGTCCCTAGACCGCTTGAAACTAGATTATCTAGACTGTCTGGCAATACATGGCTTGAATACCGAATCGCACCTAGACTGGGTACAAAACGGCTCCATAAAAGCAGTACAGCAAGCTATTGCAGATGGGAAAGTCCGACACTTTGGCTTCTCCACCCACGGCTCCTTGGAACTGATTCTGGCCGCAATAAATACAAATTTATTTGAATTTATCAATCTGCATTATTACTATTTCTTTCAAAGAAATGCCGCAGCTGTTGAACTTGCTCACCAAAAGGATATGGGTGTGTTCATCATCTCACCAGCTGATAAAGGAGGACGCCTTTACACACCGCCCCCAACTCTCAAAGATTTATGCCATCCACTGTCGCCCCTGGAGCTAAACTATCGGTTTTTATTAAGCGATCGTCGGATTGCCACCCTCAGTCTGGGTGCCGCCAACCCAGAGGAACTGATTGAGCCTTTGCGGGTTGCAGACAGCGATTTCCCGCTCACAACCCTGGAATTAGAAGTTTTAGAGCGTTTGCAAACTCATCAAACCAATATCTTGGGAACAGACAAGTGCAGCCAGTGTTATGCCTGCCTCCCTTGCCCAGAAAATATCAACATTCCCGAAGTCCTTCGCTTGCGGAATATGGCTGTCGCTTACGACATGACAGAATATGCTAAATACCGCTACGGAATGTTTGAAAACGCTGGACATTGGTTTTGGGGTACGAAAGGAAATCGCTGCACCTCTTGCGGCGACTGTCTGCCCCGCTGCCCAGAAAAGTTGGATATTCCAGCCCTCCTGCAAGACGCCCACGAGCGCCTTAACAGAGAGACTGGTCGGCGTCTTTGGGAATAA
- the ribE gene encoding riboflavin synthase, with translation MFTGLIQSLGTIQLQGNDNLRITCAGNTADQILQDLAIGDSVAVDGVCLTVVEILPVGFVATASPETLRRTTLEQRHSEDAWVNLETAVRVGSKLGGHFVTGHVDGIGCVQAVEQTANSWEIGFTAPESVARYIVPKGSIAVNGVSLTVADCDSAGTWFKVAVIPHTFAQTNLYHLKTGSWVNLEGDILGKYIEKLVRSGSSGMTATPDEITPGFLIEHGYF, from the coding sequence GTGTTTACAGGATTAATCCAAAGTTTAGGAACAATTCAACTGCAAGGAAACGATAATTTACGGATAACTTGCGCTGGGAATACCGCCGACCAGATTTTGCAGGATCTCGCCATTGGCGATAGCGTGGCCGTAGACGGAGTTTGTCTAACGGTGGTGGAGATTTTGCCGGTAGGATTTGTGGCCACAGCTTCTCCAGAAACCTTACGGCGGACGACCCTGGAACAGAGGCACTCGGAGGATGCTTGGGTAAATTTAGAGACTGCTGTGCGGGTTGGCAGCAAGCTGGGCGGTCATTTTGTTACGGGTCATGTGGATGGAATCGGTTGCGTGCAAGCAGTAGAACAAACGGCAAATTCCTGGGAGATCGGTTTTACAGCTCCTGAGTCTGTCGCCCGTTATATTGTCCCTAAAGGTAGTATTGCTGTCAACGGTGTCAGCTTGACTGTGGCGGATTGTGACTCGGCTGGCACTTGGTTTAAAGTGGCTGTGATTCCCCATACTTTTGCCCAAACGAATCTCTACCATCTCAAGACGGGTAGTTGGGTAAATCTAGAAGGGGATATTTTGGGCAAATATATCGAAAAATTAGTCCGTTCGGGTTCCAGCGGCATGACTGCGACTCCTGATGAGATTACACCTGGGTTTTTGATAGAACACGGCTATTTTTAG
- a CDS encoding M23 family metallopeptidase: MEPVYGDKQLKFKSREDRQIEVTISQSTPHEQGKSAPTNSSSSFWQRFLLVQGIGWIGGLGILGGGMVWAKNQTPSEGFVVAQIPDVMPKAVPQDPAPEARREAAPVFTTRTRPRTAQRSRLGRAGTTSPSVASNNNNSYIDPTDYSLGATRRRDLGTSSYKPPSSVVLSERSTGCQRVFSGGGASGRCGSAAVSRIRVRRNAVASDTVSGRRRQRTRDIPRFYQASRQVRPTQTDRAVRSYQAYRQVRPTQTDRAVRSYQAYRQVRPTQTDRAVRSYQASRQVRPTQTDRAVRSYQASRQVRPTQTDLQAGSYQLSRLPRPTQSDRSVRSYQQSRLTVARQSEDLPRSYRISRLPQTRQSEDLPRSYRISRLPQTRQSEDLPRSYRISRLPQTQQSDDLPRSYRISRLPQAQQSDDLPRSYRISRLPQTQQSDDLPRSYQKKRLPIADRITWKSRRRDVRVAAIGKVNISPINISPRGIGLGKQGDLSTRSESTINSEIRGNETLPNPALTYYYKQGQPSEAEVGNSNLPIIFPLAVPAEITSVFGWRIHPISGDRRFHSGTDLGAPMGTPVLAAHAGKVAIADFLGGYGLSVVLRHNNDTQETRYNHLSEVLVQPGEWVEPGTAIGRVGSTGNSTGPHLHFEVREQTPQGWIAIDPRAQLEYSLAQLVKIFKTAQATQEPKAYEKPQQPQANSQPPDSEIPNIQPSEVPLSKVQPTNSQLPEITVPQTQETNSQLPEITVPQTQETNSQLPEITVPQTQETNSQLPEIPVPQTQETNSQLPEATIPKAQPINSDSPEVPLPNSQPSNTH, translated from the coding sequence ATGGAACCAGTTTACGGCGACAAGCAACTAAAATTTAAGTCCAGAGAAGATCGGCAAATTGAAGTAACTATAAGCCAGTCAACCCCGCACGAGCAGGGTAAATCCGCCCCAACTAACTCTAGCAGCAGCTTTTGGCAGCGTTTCCTGCTGGTACAGGGAATTGGTTGGATCGGTGGTTTAGGAATTCTCGGTGGCGGCATGGTTTGGGCAAAAAACCAAACACCATCGGAGGGGTTTGTGGTCGCCCAAATTCCTGATGTTATGCCCAAAGCTGTGCCTCAAGACCCGGCACCAGAAGCTCGAAGAGAAGCCGCACCAGTTTTTACGACACGCACTCGTCCTAGAACCGCCCAGAGGTCAAGGCTGGGACGCGCTGGAACAACATCCCCATCTGTGGCTAGTAACAATAACAACTCTTATATCGACCCCACTGATTACAGTCTGGGTGCTACAAGGAGGCGGGACTTAGGTACTAGCTCTTACAAACCACCAAGTTCTGTAGTGCTGTCGGAACGTTCAACCGGCTGTCAAAGAGTTTTTAGCGGGGGAGGGGCAAGCGGTCGTTGCGGTAGCGCTGCGGTATCTAGAATAAGGGTTAGAAGGAATGCTGTCGCCAGCGATACAGTCAGTGGACGCCGCCGCCAGCGCACGCGAGATATTCCCCGTTTTTACCAGGCGTCTCGGCAAGTGCGTCCCACTCAAACCGATCGCGCAGTTCGTTCCTACCAGGCTTATCGGCAAGTGCGTCCCACTCAAACCGATCGCGCAGTTCGTTCCTACCAAGCTTATCGGCAAGTGCGTCCCACTCAAACCGATCGCGCAGTCCGTTCCTACCAAGCTTCTCGGCAAGTGCGTCCCACTCAAACCGATCGCGCAGTCCGTTCCTACCAGGCTTCACGGCAAGTGCGTCCCACTCAAACCGATCTGCAAGCAGGTTCTTATCAACTCAGTCGCCTACCGCGTCCCACTCAAAGCGATCGCTCAGTACGTTCTTACCAGCAGAGTCGGCTGACAGTGGCGCGACAAAGCGAAGATCTGCCCCGTTCCTATAGAATCAGCCGTTTGCCCCAGACGCGACAAAGCGAAGATCTGCCCCGTTCCTATAGAATCAGCCGTTTGCCCCAGACGCGACAAAGCGAAGATCTGCCCCGTTCCTATAGAATCAGCCGTTTGCCCCAGACGCAACAAAGCGACGATCTACCCCGTTCTTATCGAATCAGCCGTTTGCCCCAGGCGCAACAAAGCGACGATCTACCCCGTTCTTATCGAATCAGCCGTTTGCCCCAGACGCAACAAAGCGACGATCTACCCCGTTCTTATCAGAAAAAACGTCTTCCTATTGCCGATCGAATTACCTGGAAATCCAGGCGTCGAGATGTAAGGGTGGCGGCAATTGGAAAAGTCAATATTAGTCCGATAAATATCAGTCCCAGAGGTATTGGTCTGGGCAAACAAGGAGATCTTAGCACTCGCAGCGAAAGCACGATTAATAGCGAGATCCGGGGCAATGAAACTCTTCCCAATCCAGCATTGACCTACTACTATAAGCAAGGGCAGCCATCAGAAGCAGAAGTGGGCAACAGCAATCTACCAATAATTTTCCCATTGGCTGTTCCCGCCGAAATTACCTCTGTGTTTGGCTGGCGAATTCATCCCATCAGTGGCGATCGCCGTTTCCACTCCGGGACAGACTTAGGTGCGCCAATGGGAACGCCAGTTTTGGCCGCTCATGCTGGCAAAGTTGCGATCGCAGACTTCTTAGGCGGCTACGGCTTGTCTGTTGTTCTCCGTCACAACAACGACACTCAAGAAACCCGCTACAATCACCTCTCAGAAGTTTTAGTCCAGCCAGGAGAGTGGGTAGAGCCGGGAACTGCGATCGGGCGCGTTGGCAGCACCGGCAACTCGACTGGCCCTCACCTCCACTTTGAAGTTCGGGAGCAAACACCGCAAGGCTGGATCGCTATAGACCCACGCGCTCAACTAGAGTATAGCTTGGCTCAATTGGTGAAAATCTTTAAAACTGCTCAAGCGACTCAAGAACCAAAGGCTTACGAAAAACCTCAGCAGCCCCAAGCTAACTCCCAGCCACCTGATAGCGAGATACCTAATATTCAACCATCTGAAGTACCGCTATCTAAAGTTCAGCCAACTAACTCTCAATTACCGGAAATTACTGTTCCTCAAACTCAGGAAACTAACTCTCAATTACCGGAAATTACTGTTCCTCAAACCCAGGAAACCAACTCTCAATTACCGGAAATTACTGTTCCTCAAACCCAGGAAACCAACTCTCAATTACCGGAAATACCTGTTCCTCAAACCCAGGAAACCAACTCTCAATTACCTGAAGCTACAATTCCTAAAGCTCAGCCAATTAATTCCGACTCACCTGAAGTGCCATTACCTAACTCGCAACCTTCCAACACCCATTAG
- a CDS encoding bifunctional nuclease family protein: MIEMRVAGIALDAITRSPIVLLKDSTDRRALPIYIGQDQAKSIMGALENQTPPRPLTHDLFVNLLEAWGMTLDRIIIHSLQDNTFYAILTVRHGDVKKDIDARPSDAIALALRTRSPIWVMEEVIADASIPVDRDADEAERQAFRAFVDKIRPEDFIERGGFS; encoded by the coding sequence ATGATTGAAATGAGAGTCGCTGGAATTGCACTGGATGCAATCACACGCAGCCCAATTGTGCTTCTGAAAGATTCGACAGACCGACGAGCTCTGCCGATTTATATTGGTCAGGATCAGGCCAAGTCAATTATGGGTGCGTTGGAAAACCAAACGCCTCCTCGGCCCCTCACCCATGACTTGTTTGTAAATCTTTTAGAAGCGTGGGGAATGACCCTAGACCGGATTATCATTCATTCGCTACAGGACAATACATTCTACGCCATTTTGACAGTCCGACATGGAGATGTCAAAAAAGATATCGATGCTCGTCCTAGCGATGCGATCGCTCTAGCCCTCCGCACCCGCAGTCCCATCTGGGTGATGGAAGAGGTGATTGCCGATGCTTCTATACCTGTCGATCGGGATGCTGATGAGGCGGAACGGCAAGCCTTTCGGGCATTTGTCGATAAAATCAGACCAGAGGATTTTATCGAGAGGGGCGGCTTCAGCTAA
- a CDS encoding NB-ARC domain-containing protein, with translation MADSIRASKQGLEIIDKARSKKRWGRQSVVWCKDANTTEATLKRFWRNLPIDRETFIKICNTVGVDWEKIADREADAIANLEITQRGVFIPNSRCRRVWGRDTLIELILNRLSDPQELSILSLSGSAGYGKTEAASVVAKEALQRNLFADVLWVTARQTELVDGCISQENQFDALNWHHFLNQIAHQLACPIERVNQHLREQKYLIVLDNAETSQVENILANLVKMLNPSRALLTSRLKTKPPYVGLIQIQGLEEEWSYKLLRDEAEYNNISALSEASNEQLYRVYKLSCGAPLALHFIVGRILDDRALDPVLSALEQASGEVEEFYKFSLEIAWQRISNIAKNVLGYMGRSDASVTLLELFDAGKVQECEWNKAKRELKRWYLIEDVQDAKGNQRYDLHPWIRSSLRGELVNTWQPSLQDFEQIAKSKFDIDI, from the coding sequence GTGGCTGATTCCATCAGAGCATCTAAGCAAGGGCTAGAAATCATCGATAAAGCTAGAAGCAAGAAACGCTGGGGTCGTCAGTCTGTAGTTTGGTGTAAGGATGCCAACACCACGGAAGCAACCTTAAAGCGGTTTTGGCGGAATTTACCCATTGACCGAGAGACTTTTATAAAGATTTGTAATACTGTAGGGGTTGACTGGGAAAAAATTGCCGATCGCGAAGCAGATGCGATCGCTAACCTAGAGATAACCCAACGCGGGGTATTTATCCCCAATAGTCGCTGTAGGCGGGTGTGGGGACGAGATACACTGATTGAACTCATACTCAATCGTCTCAGCGATCCCCAAGAGTTATCTATTCTTTCTCTCAGTGGTAGTGCGGGGTATGGTAAGACGGAAGCTGCTAGTGTTGTTGCTAAAGAAGCTCTGCAAAGAAATCTCTTCGCTGATGTACTATGGGTTACGGCAAGGCAAACTGAACTTGTGGATGGTTGCATCAGTCAAGAAAATCAGTTTGACGCTCTTAATTGGCATCATTTTCTCAATCAAATAGCCCATCAACTTGCTTGTCCGATCGAGCGAGTTAACCAACATCTGAGAGAACAAAAGTACCTCATTGTATTGGACAATGCTGAAACCTCACAGGTAGAAAATATTCTCGCAAACCTTGTTAAAATGCTCAACCCCAGTCGAGCATTGCTAACCAGCCGATTGAAAACTAAACCTCCTTATGTAGGATTAATCCAAATACAAGGATTAGAAGAAGAATGGTCATACAAATTGTTGCGAGATGAAGCAGAATATAATAATATTTCAGCGTTGAGCGAAGCAAGTAACGAGCAACTCTATCGAGTGTATAAATTATCTTGCGGTGCCCCCTTAGCACTGCATTTCATTGTTGGTCGGATCTTAGACGATCGAGCTTTAGATCCAGTCTTATCTGCTCTAGAACAAGCTAGCGGAGAAGTTGAGGAATTCTATAAATTTTCCCTAGAAATAGCATGGCAACGAATTAGCAATATCGCTAAGAACGTACTAGGTTACATGGGTCGATCTGATGCAAGTGTTACCCTCCTAGAATTGTTTGATGCTGGGAAAGTTCAAGAATGCGAGTGGAACAAAGCCAAACGCGAACTAAAACGATGGTATTTAATTGAAGACGTACAAGATGCGAAAGGTAATCAAAGATATGATTTACATCCCTGGATTAGAAGCAGTTTGCGTGGAGAATTGGTAAACACCTGGCAACCCTCGCTGCAAGATTTTGAACAAATAGCCAAATCTAAGTTTGATATCGATATATAA
- a CDS encoding Uma2 family endonuclease, whose translation MIQLQTSPTQEIVYPDSDDQPMSDNTEQFQWIVTIKENLEILFAADPDVFVAGDLLWYPVEGNNKIRQAPDAMVAFSRPKGKRGSYKQWRENNIAPQVVFEIISPGNTIKEMAKKLDFYNRYGVEEYYIYDPERVDLAGWQRNSQQELEVIEEINGWVSPRLEIRFEITEDSLQIYRPDGSRFLTSVELEQRARDAEQRAQDAEERVQILEARLRELGVDPNQL comes from the coding sequence ATGATCCAACTTCAAACATCACCAACGCAAGAAATTGTATATCCAGATAGCGACGATCAACCCATGTCAGATAACACCGAACAGTTTCAATGGATTGTAACTATCAAGGAAAACTTAGAAATTTTGTTTGCCGCAGATCCCGATGTATTCGTCGCAGGCGACTTACTTTGGTATCCCGTCGAAGGAAACAACAAAATCAGACAAGCACCTGATGCTATGGTAGCCTTTAGTAGGCCAAAAGGAAAACGGGGTTCGTACAAACAATGGAGGGAAAATAACATTGCCCCACAGGTGGTATTTGAAATCATATCTCCAGGAAATACTATCAAAGAAATGGCGAAAAAATTAGATTTTTACAATCGTTATGGAGTGGAGGAATATTACATATACGATCCAGAACGAGTGGACTTGGCTGGATGGCAAAGAAACTCCCAGCAGGAATTAGAAGTGATTGAAGAAATAAATGGTTGGGTGAGTCCAAGACTGGAGATACGTTTTGAAATAACAGAAGATTCTCTCCAAATTTATCGTCCCGATGGCAGTCGGTTTTTAACTTCGGTAGAATTGGAGCAACGCGCCCGAGATGCAGAGCAACGCGCCCAAGATGCGGAAGAGCGGGTACAAATTTTAGAGGCGCGGCTGCGGGAATTGGGCGTTGACCCTAACCAATTGTAA
- a CDS encoding tetratricopeptide repeat protein, producing the protein MAKVDLTILEERTNLFSFLRDLYQICSGQNEESDRSFQLLYRVWEKTSGKLWFLGYWNDYFRCGNIVLKSAKAVNNMAIEAQLLSEMGWVCMEWEDFATTEKFFNESLHLYELLENPRGKCRLMRYLGVLSHRQQQLNSALEHYRRALEVVSANCTSSSANDNWAFHEAELPNVLGELYLELQDFSASYPELKQSLERYTSLINRYRYYQADPLLNLGRWHFLQGEYDRARQYYQDCLQLSQEISRPDTIAGVLLRLAELAEVEGKTEEALQLASEAERVAGTEIPSVREEAARFREKLLIKYSLNNV; encoded by the coding sequence ATGGCTAAAGTCGATTTAACCATTCTCGAAGAGAGAACAAATCTTTTTAGTTTTTTGCGAGACTTATATCAAATTTGTTCAGGGCAAAATGAGGAAAGCGATCGCTCATTTCAATTACTGTATAGAGTCTGGGAAAAAACCAGCGGTAAATTGTGGTTCTTAGGTTATTGGAACGACTATTTCCGTTGTGGTAATATCGTTCTCAAATCTGCCAAAGCTGTAAATAATATGGCAATTGAAGCCCAACTGTTGAGCGAAATGGGATGGGTTTGTATGGAGTGGGAAGATTTTGCCACAACAGAGAAATTCTTCAATGAATCCCTCCATCTGTACGAACTGCTGGAAAACCCCAGAGGAAAGTGCCGATTGATGCGTTATTTGGGAGTTTTGTCTCATCGCCAACAACAACTAAACTCTGCTCTAGAACACTATCGAAGAGCTTTGGAAGTAGTAAGTGCTAATTGCACTAGCTCGTCTGCAAACGACAATTGGGCTTTTCACGAAGCAGAATTACCTAATGTTTTGGGAGAACTTTATTTAGAATTGCAAGACTTTTCTGCAAGTTATCCCGAACTTAAACAATCGTTAGAAAGATACACTTCTCTGATTAATAGATATCGCTATTATCAAGCCGATCCATTACTTAACTTGGGACGCTGGCACTTCCTACAGGGAGAATACGATCGAGCCAGACAGTATTATCAAGATTGCCTTCAACTCAGCCAAGAAATCAGTCGTCCAGATACGATAGCTGGTGTGCTGCTGCGTCTAGCTGAACTAGCTGAAGTAGAGGGCAAAACTGAAGAAGCTTTACAATTGGCAAGTGAAGCAGAGCGTGTGGCTGGTACTGAGATTCCTTCTGTACGAGAAGAAGCGGCTCGTTTTAGAGAAAAATTGTTGATTAAATACTCTTTAAATAATGTGTAA